CGCAATCGCTCTCGCAAAAGCATACGGCCAGAGTGCGGACGAGCTTTATGAGCACGGAGACGATCTGATCACACGCTATGGCAACAAGCTTCTCGGAGATACTCTCGCCAGAGTAGGCGCCGATCCGAAACGCAAGCTTTCACGTGCGGATAGGCTCACCGGAGCGGCTCTGTTTTGTCTTGAAAACGGAGTTTTCCCCGAACATATAATTCCCGCAATTATCCTCGGATTTTCATTCAATCCCGAAAATGATCCCACCGCACCCGAAATTGCAGCTTATATCAATGAAAATGGATTTGAAAAATCAATTGAAAAATACTGTGGTCTGTCTTCCGGCGAAGAGCTTTATAAGCTCATCGTCGCGCGTTCATAAATGTTTCGAGTTATTGCCACGGACGGCACCGCGCGCAGAGGCGAGCTTGTCACCGTGCATGGAACCATACAAACTCCGGTATTCATGAACGTCGGAACCTGCGCCGCCATAAAAGGCGGTGTAAGCGCCGAGGATCTGACACAGCTCAAGTGTCAGATCGAGCTGTCTAACACTTATCATCTTCATCTGCGTCCCGGGGACGATATAATAAGAGAAATGGGCGGATTGAGAGCTTTCATGGGCTGGGACGGTCCACTGCTGACAGACAGCGGAGGATTTCAGGTATTTTCACTCGCTGTCTTGAGAAAAATCTCTGAGCAGGGAGTTAATTTTCAAAGTCATATCGACGGCGCGAGAATTTTTATGGGTCCTGAGGAAAGCATGAGAATTCAAAGCAATCTCACGAGCACAATAGCAATGGCTTTTGACGAATGCATTGAAAATCCCGCCGAATACGCATATACGCAAAGATCAGTCGAGCGCACGACAAGGTGGCTAATTCGCTGTAAGGACGAAATGAAACGCCTTAATTCGCTCGATGATACGATCAATAAAAATCAAATGCTTTTCGGAATTAATCAAGGAAGCACATATGACGACATTCGCACATCCCATATGGATGAAATCGCATCCCTTGACCTCGACGGATATGCGATAGGCGGACTGGCAGTCGGAGAAGATACGAATGAAATGTATCGCATCATTGATATTGTCGCTCCAAGAATGCCGGAAAACAAGCCGCGTTATCTGATGGGAGTCGGAACTTGCTCCAACATCATCGAAGCGGTATACCGCGGTATAGATATGTTTGACTGCGTAATGCCTTCGCGCAATGCGCGCCACGGAAATATCTGCACTCATGCAGGAGTGATAAATCTTAATAATAAAAAATATGACCGTGACAAGCTTCCGATTGATCCCGAATGCGATTGCCCTGTATGCAGAAAATACTCGAGAGCTTATATCCGCCATCTACTGCGCTCAGGCGAAATGCTCGGATTCAGGCTGGCGGTTATGCACAACCTGTATTTTTATAATAATCTGACGGAAAAAATCCGTTCTGCAATTGAAAACGGCCGTTTTGCTAAATTCAGAGAGGAAAACAGCGAAATATTATCAAAGCGCATCTGAATTACAATCTGGAGGTACCGGGTGAAAAGAGCGTGGATGAGTTTCGCAACGGCAATACTATATTTTTTAACGATAGGCGCTTTTATAATCGACTATCATATTTCGTCAAGCCTTTATATAAAGCAAAACACATATAATATGCTTCGTGACTCATCTGCGGCACAGATCACCGCAATCCGTTCTGTCCTGAAAAGTTATGAGGATATACTTTCAGTATTTTCTCACACCTTGTCAGATATTTCGTTTTCAGATGAAGTACAGCTTGTTTCAAAAATGAAAGCCGTCGCGGACGCAAATTACTTCGAATACCTCGGTATAGCCAATGCAACCGGCGAAGCCATCGACAGCAACGGAGAAATTCTTGAAATAAAAAGCAAAGACTTTTATGTTAAAACAATGGCTGGCGAAACATGCTTTATAAAAAACGAAAAAAGTAAATTTTTGATTTCGGTGCCTGTCTATAATCAAGAGATCCCAAAAGGCGTTTTATTCGCTGTTTTGTCAGCAAATGTCGTTTCCGACCTTCTTATCCTAGAATTTCAACAACACAAAGCATATTCATTTATATGCGACAGCTCCGGAGCCGTTATATCCGAACCGGAAAATAATAATTATACCCCGTTTTGTTCTAATGTGATTGATTTTGTCGGCAATGTCAAATGCGAAGGAATTACACCGGAAAAGCTATCGTCTGATTTAAAAAACAATAACTCCGGCGCTTTTTATTATGGAGATTCCGGTAATAAAGGGTATGTCACATATATGCCCGCTCAATTAAATGACTGGTATATTTTCTGCATTACGTCTGCGGATATTGTCGAAGAACAGCAAAAATTGGAAACCACACGCGTAATTGTTTTGATGCTTAAAATCCTTATTATCACGGCCGTTGTGTTTTTGCTTATTATTATTCTTGATCGGAAAAGAAAAAAACAGCTTGAAAGCGAAAAAGAGCATCTGCGCCAAAGTGAGGAACGATACGAATTAATGGAAAGGCTTTCTGAAAGCGTGACGTTTGAAGGAAGCTTTGATTCGGATATAATAAAATACAACCAATATTACTCTAAAATGTACGGAAGAAACGGCACACCCTGTACGCGGCTGTCGCAGCTTACTCAGCCCAGCGATAAAATATTTCCAGAGGACATGGATGTATATATTTGTCTCGGTAAAAAGATTCTCGAGGGGATATCCCATTCATCAGCAGAGTATAGAATTCTTGACGCAAACGGTACTCCAATATGGCAGAAAACAGAATATCTGATAATCAAGGACGCCGACGGAAAGCCACTGAAGGTTATTGGAAAAATCACCAATATTGACCAGCAGCAAAAACGAATAATCAAGCTGCGTGACTGTTCCGAACGCGACTCCATGACCGAACTCATTAATCACGGTTCGTTCAAAGAAAAAATCAATGCTTCATTGTCTGCCGATTGTGCGGAAACCATTAATGCCTTTATTTATTTTGACATAGACAAATTCAAATCAATAAATGACACTCTCGGACATACGCAGGGAGACCGCGCAATTGTACTTTTCTCGGATTCGATGAAAAAAACATTTCGTGAAACCGATTATCTCGGCAGACTCGGCGGCGACGAATTCGGGGCGTTTTTAAAAAACATTTCTTCGCGCGCTCAAGCCAAAAAAAAGGTCAGCGAGCTTTACGAGGAGCTTAATAAATCTTGCTTATGCGGTAAATTTGATATACCCATATCATTCAGTATGGGAATTGCTTTATATCCTGAAAACGGTAATGATTTTGACTCTCTTTACATATCAGCGGACAAAGCGCTTTATGAAGCGAAGCATTTAAAAGCAACAGGCAAAAATAATAACTGCCCTCAATTTCTATGAACGAAAATTCAATAAACTGATTATCACGAAACCATTCATCATAAAAATCCTGCGGTATACAACCGGACTGTCCGGAAGCAAATTCACGTGTTTTTAAAATCAATAATCGATGTTCTATAGAGATAAGCTCACCAGAACCTTTTCTCCATGGCGAGGTAATTAATTATTCAATTACATCGTTAATAATATGACAAAGAAACGGCTACGGTCGTATCTCGCAGTCAACAAAACGCTGCCGTAAAATTGCGGCAGCGCCATTTTTAATTTATAATTCAATATCTGTTGTCAAATATTCTTGTGGATTTCTTTTCGCTTCTGGGAAGCTCTCCGATGCTTACAGCCTTCGGTACAATTGTGAGCCCGATTTTTGATTTCACGGCTTCCTTTACGGCTTCTTCCAATTCATTTCTTCCGTTTTCTTTTCCCGTTTCAAAGAAAATAGTCATTATATCCTTGCCGTTGAGGTGATCAATCATCACTTGATATTCACTGCTTACGCCTTCGACATCACGGAGAATTTCATCAATCTGACCGGGGAATATATTAACACCCTTGACCTTAACCATATCGTCAGTTCTTCCGACAAGTGTGTCAATTCTCGGATGGGGATTTCCGCATTTACATTCGCCTGGAATATAGCGGGTAAGGTCGTGAGTGCGGTATCTGATAAGCGGAGCGCCCTGCTTACGAAGCGTCGTTATCACAAGCTCGCCGATTTCGCCATCCGGAACATTTTCTCCTGTTTTGGGATTTATAACCTCGAAATACAGATAATCATCCCAATAATGCATTCCGCATTCATATTTACAGCTCATTGCAATGCCGGGACCGTATATCTCGGTAAGGCCATATATGTCATACAGCTCGATCCCAAGCTCGGATGCTATTCTGCGGCGCATCTTTTCGCCCCAACGCTCCGATCCTATAACGCCTTTTCTAAGGCAGATTTTGTCCTTGACGCCACGCTTTGCTATTTCTTCCGCAATCAGAAGCGCATATGAACTCGTGGCGCACAACACCGTGCTGCGCATATCAGTCATCATTTTTATCTGCTTGTCCGTATTCCCCGGACCCATCGGGATAACCATTGCGCCAAGCCGTTCGGCTCCATTCTGAAAGCCTATTCCCGCCGTCCAGAGTCCGTAACCGGGAGTGATATGTATTCGGTCGTCGGCCGTAATTTCTGCGGTTTTATAACAGCGTTCAAACAGGATCGCCCAATCCTCGACATCTGTTTTTGTATAAGGAATTATAACAGGAGTACCTGTCGTTCCGGAAGAAGAATGAATCCGAACAATTTCACGGTCAGGCACGGCGGCAAGACCGAGAGGATACGCGTTTCTGAGTTCATCCTTTTCAGTAAACGGGATCTTTTTAAAATCCTCCCCGCTTGTTATGCCGGTATCGATTCCCGCATATTTCATACCGTAAAAACCGCTGCGCTTTTTTATATTTTTCAATAGCTCTTTTATTTGTTCAAGCTGCATCAGTGTCATGTCCATAACATATTTGTCCTTGTAATCAGTTAAAGTATAGCGATTATATCACACTGTCAGTAAAAAGTCAAATTTCCGCAGTGTAATAAAGCGGCAGTTAAATTTACAGTATTAAAGCGGAATATAAATTTACCTTGTTGATTTTTGCGCTATATTGCTTATAATGTTATATGCATAAATACATCAAAGGTATGGAATAACATATGCTTCATCTAATTGTTTCACCTGATGGGAAATCCATGTCCGATAAAATATTTGAAAATGCGAAAAGCTCGATTTTCGCCGGACGAGAATCATTCATAATCGTTCCGGAACAAAACACTGTGGATTCGGAAATACGGCTTCTTAAGGAATGCGGAGAAAAAGCAAACCTTTTCTGCGAAGTCATAAATTTATCCCGCCTGCCAAACCGCATATTTCGTGAAACAGGCGGCATCTCAGGCGAATATCTGACGAAAGCCGGTAAAGCTCTCTTGATTTCAAAGGTGCTCTCCGAGCTCTCTGATTATCTGACTGTCTACAAAGACGCTGCAAAATCATATGATTTTCCGATGAGGCTTGTCGAATGCCTCGACGGGTTAAAAAGCTCCGGGTTGGGAACCGCCGCGATAAAAGAAGCGGCGCGGAATGCCGGCTATGACGGCAACACACAGCTTATCGGAAAGCTCTCCGAGCTGTATCTTATAGCTTCGGCTTTTGACGAAGAGGCGAAGAACTTTTGCACACTCGAGGACGATATAACAAAGCTGAATTCAATACTCGACGAATTCGACTTTTTCTCAGGCAAGGATGTATACGCGGACGGATTTTTCGGCTTTTCTCTGCCGCAGCTCGAATTGATAAAGCATATAATTGCCCAGGCGGATAATTTTTACATAACAATCAACTGTTACCCAGAAGCAATTGAAGCGACAGAAAAATGCGACGCTTTTTCATCTTCAATTAAGCTTTATTCCAAGCTTCTGCGTTTTTCAGAAAGTGCGGGACAGCAGGCAAAAACTGATTTTATAAAACGCGGTAATACGAGTTTCTTTTCCCAGATTGACGAAAACGCTTTACTGCAGCGTTCATCTTCTCACGTATTATTCTCAGAAACATCCGCCGACGCGCTGCGAATTACTGAATGCGCGTCGGAATATGATGAAATCATCTACTGCGCTCATGAGATTGAAAAGCTCGTCAGGTATGACGGCATACGCTATTCAGATATAGCAGTCGTATACCGTTCAGAAACGCCATATGGCGCTTTATGCGACATGATATTTGAAAAATACTCAATACCGACATTTCATACGCAAAAAAGCAAAATAAACGCAGCTCCGCTGGTACAGGCAATAATATTATCCGTTGAAATAGCTGCCGGAGACACCCGGCTTGATACGATGCGCGCTTATATGAAAACCGGATTTATTCAGCTGTCCCAAGATGAGCTTTTTTTGCTTGAGGATTACGCGCTGTCATGGAGTATTTCCGGTTCGAAATGGTTTACGGGCGATTTTAAAATGAATCCGTCAGGCTACACCAGCGAAATGACAGAATCCGATTCTGAAAGGCTGACGCGTGTGAATCTGGCCCGCCAAAAGCTGATCGCTCCGCTTTATAAATTGAAACAGAACATTTCCTCCACGCGATCGGTTTCCGGAAAGCTTGACGCGGTAACTTCTTTTTTAATTGATGTCGGCGCATACGAGATCATAGCGCGGCAATCAGAGATTCTCATATCGGAAAAGTTATTTTCGGATGCCGGTGAGCTGATTTTACTATGGAACACGGTCGTTTCCTGTATGACGCAGTTTAATAATATATTAGGTGATTATGAGCCGAAGGGCAATTTTATTTCTATGCTCAGGCTGTGCTTCTCCGATGCGTCTACCGGACGCATTCCGTCGGTCAGTGACGCAGTATCTGCCGGTGAAAGCGAATTTATAAGATATGACGGAGTTAAATATCTGTTTGCTCCGGGCTTCAACGCCGATTTATTTCCCGCGTCAAAGCAGTCAGACGGATTCTTTACGGGGCTGGAGCTGGAGGAGCTTCAGCGAATAATGCCGGACGCGGATCTCATCCCGGATATGACTGACAGCGATGAATTGTTTTTATTTCATAGAATTATTTCCGCTCCGCGTGAAAAGCTCTATATAACTTATCATTCTTCTTCATCCTCGGATGATTCTTACTGCGCAAAAAGCCCTTTTATCCCTGTGCTAATGCGAACACTCCCTTCTCTTTCGCTGGATAAATTCAACCCGGACTCTGCGCTTCCGGTATGTCCGGAGGAAGCTTTCTCTGCATTATGTGCAGGTATGTTTGACGATGAAGGCAAAAACAAACTGCTTTCAGCCGTTTCTATAACTGATAAGAGTTTTACAGACAGATTCGCCCGTGCCGACGGCAGATGCGATCCTTTAAGGTCTCTTTCGCATGAATACAATCCATATATATCCGCGCCTTTTATAAATCTCACTCAATCGCGGATACAATCCTATAATCAGTGTAAATATTCGTATTTTTTAAAATATCTTCTTTCCGCTAAGCCAAAAAAGAACATGGCCTTTGATTATTCGGAGGTCGGGACATATATACATGCCATTCTTGAGAAGTTTTTTGTCAATGTTTTTGAATCCGGCGAGTCGCTTGAAACTCTCGACAGAAAAGAAATCATGTCGAGAATACGGCATCTTTCCGAAGAGCATCTCGGCTCCCTTGGCGGAGGTGGTATATCTGAGGCGAGGCTTTTGCATATGACCTCACGAATATCGGATGCTTCCGTCAGAGTCGTCGAAAAGCTGATATGCGAATTCAAGGGCTCTAAATTCATTCCCGTATTGTTTGAATCCGATCTCTCCGAAACCGACAGCGCTTACCGCGTTGGAGCTGAAAAGCATTCTTTACAAATATTCGGAAAGATCGACCGCGCCGATATTTATAAAAGTGAAAACGGCGAATATTTTATCAGAGTAGTTGATTACAAAACCTCGGGAAAAGCTTTTTCAATAAGCGATATATACAACGGCATAAATCTTCAGCTGCTTGTATATCTTTTCGCGCTGTGCCAAAACGGTGTGAAGCTTGGGGAAAAAGGTGACGGCGTTCGTGTCCCGGTAAATCCGGCCGGCCTGATTTATGTTAAAGCACTTTCTTCAGATTCGTTATCAGATCAACCTGTTTCGGATGAAGACGCAGAAACGAAAGCCTCAAAGCTGCTTAAAAACGACGGGCTCATCATTGACGATAAGGAACTTATATATGCGATGGATCCTGCTGTCTCCGGCAGCTTTATTCCTGTTAAATTCAATAAAGACGGGTCAATCTCATCATATTCAAAGGTAATAAGTAAAGAAAATTATTCTATTTTAAAAAAGCATGTCGACCGTATATTGAAAAAAACAGCTGACGATCTGCTAAGAGGTGATTTCACCGCCGATCCGTTTGCCGATAAAAAGCTGTCATGTGAATATTGCGGTTTTAAATGCGTCTGTCGGAATGAAAGCGACGGCGGACGGGAATTTAAAAAATTCGATAAAATATCCGATGTTCTTGCGGAAATAAAAAAAGAAGAGGAGGTCTGACGGTATGGCAAAAGCAAAAATCGCATTTACATCTAATCAAAAAAGTGCGATAAACGCAAAAAATGTGTCTTTGATCGTTTCTGCCGCGGCCGGCAGCGGTAAAACCGCAGTCCTGACCGAAAGAATACTGCAAAGGCTTTCCGATCCTGCGGATCCCGCGGATATTTCAAAATTGCTTGTGGTAACCTTCACACGCTCAGCAGCCGCGGAGCTCAAGGATAGGCTGTATAAAAAGCTCGACGAAGCCTGTCTTGCTAATCCAAGTGACAAGCTGATACGCCGTCAGCTCAATTCTCTTTCGTCGGCAAAAATATCGACAATACACTCGTTCTGTTTTAATATTGTAAAGCAAAACTTTTTTGCGCTCGGTCTGCCGTCAAAGCTCAGAATTTCCGATCCAGCGGAAGCCAAAATGCTGCGCAACGCATGTATGGAAGAGATAGTAAACGCTTATTTTGAAAATTCAGGTGAAGAATCGGTAGGATTCAAGCTTTCATGCAATAACTACGGAGATTTCTTATATTTGGCCGATCTCTGCTCTGCTGTCAAATCGGACAGGAATTTTTCGGAAATGTTGATAAAGCTTTATGAAAAGCTCAGCTCCTTCCCTTTACCGCTCAGAATGCTGAATGAAAGCACTCAAAAGTTATGTGACGAGCTTTCTTTAATGATAAACGAAAAAGCAAACGTCAACGAAAAAGAAAGGGAAGCAAACTGCGATGCTGTTTTAAAAACCGTTACCGGAAGCGTTATTACCGTCGAAGCTCTGAAAGCTGTCAGAGCGATTAAAAGCCGTTCATTGATGCTAAAGGATGCGGCATCGACATCGGATAAAAGGCTCGGTTCCGCTTATCTTCCCGCCTTTGAATCCGATATTGCGCTTTTCGCTGAAGCAGAAAACGCAATACTGTGTAATGACAGCAAAACATTAATGGATTTAATTGGCGCTTCCGAATCAGCAAAAAAGAGGCTTAATCCGCTTCGAATAGCTCCGGATGAAAAAAAGCTGATACGGCTAAAAAATGCATTCCAAAAAATGCGCGACACGGAATTCACACAGTATAAGGATGTAATGTCATCTCTGGGCTCTCTTTTCAGAGAAAGCGTAAAATCCGAATATGAAATCAATATAAAGCTGAACCGTGTGTTGACAGAGCTTCTTACCGATTTCCGTCAGTATTATTCATCTGAAAAATTAAAGCACGGCATACTTGATTATAGCGATCTCGAGCATTATGCTTTTATTTCTCTTGTCAAGCCCGAAACCTTTAATTATTCTACCGGAGAATTTGAACGCACCCCATTTGCCGTTAAATGCTCAAAAGAAATAGATGAAATT
The Oscillospiraceae bacterium genome window above contains:
- the tgt gene encoding tRNA guanosine(34) transglycosylase Tgt, with the protein product MFRVIATDGTARRGELVTVHGTIQTPVFMNVGTCAAIKGGVSAEDLTQLKCQIELSNTYHLHLRPGDDIIREMGGLRAFMGWDGPLLTDSGGFQVFSLAVLRKISEQGVNFQSHIDGARIFMGPEESMRIQSNLTSTIAMAFDECIENPAEYAYTQRSVERTTRWLIRCKDEMKRLNSLDDTINKNQMLFGINQGSTYDDIRTSHMDEIASLDLDGYAIGGLAVGEDTNEMYRIIDIVAPRMPENKPRYLMGVGTCSNIIEAVYRGIDMFDCVMPSRNARHGNICTHAGVINLNNKKYDRDKLPIDPECDCPVCRKYSRAYIRHLLRSGEMLGFRLAVMHNLYFYNNLTEKIRSAIENGRFAKFREENSEILSKRI
- a CDS encoding diguanylate cyclase, producing the protein MKRAWMSFATAILYFLTIGAFIIDYHISSSLYIKQNTYNMLRDSSAAQITAIRSVLKSYEDILSVFSHTLSDISFSDEVQLVSKMKAVADANYFEYLGIANATGEAIDSNGEILEIKSKDFYVKTMAGETCFIKNEKSKFLISVPVYNQEIPKGVLFAVLSANVVSDLLILEFQQHKAYSFICDSSGAVISEPENNNYTPFCSNVIDFVGNVKCEGITPEKLSSDLKNNNSGAFYYGDSGNKGYVTYMPAQLNDWYIFCITSADIVEEQQKLETTRVIVLMLKILIITAVVFLLIIILDRKRKKQLESEKEHLRQSEERYELMERLSESVTFEGSFDSDIIKYNQYYSKMYGRNGTPCTRLSQLTQPSDKIFPEDMDVYICLGKKILEGISHSSAEYRILDANGTPIWQKTEYLIIKDADGKPLKVIGKITNIDQQQKRIIKLRDCSERDSMTELINHGSFKEKINASLSADCAETINAFIYFDIDKFKSINDTLGHTQGDRAIVLFSDSMKKTFRETDYLGRLGGDEFGAFLKNISSRAQAKKKVSELYEELNKSCLCGKFDIPISFSMGIALYPENGNDFDSLYISADKALYEAKHLKATGKNNNCPQFL
- a CDS encoding phenylacetate--CoA ligase, translated to MDMTLMQLEQIKELLKNIKKRSGFYGMKYAGIDTGITSGEDFKKIPFTEKDELRNAYPLGLAAVPDREIVRIHSSSGTTGTPVIIPYTKTDVEDWAILFERCYKTAEITADDRIHITPGYGLWTAGIGFQNGAERLGAMVIPMGPGNTDKQIKMMTDMRSTVLCATSSYALLIAEEIAKRGVKDKICLRKGVIGSERWGEKMRRRIASELGIELYDIYGLTEIYGPGIAMSCKYECGMHYWDDYLYFEVINPKTGENVPDGEIGELVITTLRKQGAPLIRYRTHDLTRYIPGECKCGNPHPRIDTLVGRTDDMVKVKGVNIFPGQIDEILRDVEGVSSEYQVMIDHLNGKDIMTIFFETGKENGRNELEEAVKEAVKSKIGLTIVPKAVSIGELPRSEKKSTRIFDNRY
- a CDS encoding PD-(D/E)XK nuclease family protein — protein: MLHLIVSPDGKSMSDKIFENAKSSIFAGRESFIIVPEQNTVDSEIRLLKECGEKANLFCEVINLSRLPNRIFRETGGISGEYLTKAGKALLISKVLSELSDYLTVYKDAAKSYDFPMRLVECLDGLKSSGLGTAAIKEAARNAGYDGNTQLIGKLSELYLIASAFDEEAKNFCTLEDDITKLNSILDEFDFFSGKDVYADGFFGFSLPQLELIKHIIAQADNFYITINCYPEAIEATEKCDAFSSSIKLYSKLLRFSESAGQQAKTDFIKRGNTSFFSQIDENALLQRSSSHVLFSETSADALRITECASEYDEIIYCAHEIEKLVRYDGIRYSDIAVVYRSETPYGALCDMIFEKYSIPTFHTQKSKINAAPLVQAIILSVEIAAGDTRLDTMRAYMKTGFIQLSQDELFLLEDYALSWSISGSKWFTGDFKMNPSGYTSEMTESDSERLTRVNLARQKLIAPLYKLKQNISSTRSVSGKLDAVTSFLIDVGAYEIIARQSEILISEKLFSDAGELILLWNTVVSCMTQFNNILGDYEPKGNFISMLRLCFSDASTGRIPSVSDAVSAGESEFIRYDGVKYLFAPGFNADLFPASKQSDGFFTGLELEELQRIMPDADLIPDMTDSDELFLFHRIISAPREKLYITYHSSSSSDDSYCAKSPFIPVLMRTLPSLSLDKFNPDSALPVCPEEAFSALCAGMFDDEGKNKLLSAVSITDKSFTDRFARADGRCDPLRSLSHEYNPYISAPFINLTQSRIQSYNQCKYSYFLKYLLSAKPKKNMAFDYSEVGTYIHAILEKFFVNVFESGESLETLDRKEIMSRIRHLSEEHLGSLGGGGISEARLLHMTSRISDASVRVVEKLICEFKGSKFIPVLFESDLSETDSAYRVGAEKHSLQIFGKIDRADIYKSENGEYFIRVVDYKTSGKAFSISDIYNGINLQLLVYLFALCQNGVKLGEKGDGVRVPVNPAGLIYVKALSSDSLSDQPVSDEDAETKASKLLKNDGLIIDDKELIYAMDPAVSGSFIPVKFNKDGSISSYSKVISKENYSILKKHVDRILKKTADDLLRGDFTADPFADKKLSCEYCGFKCVCRNESDGGREFKKFDKISDVLAEIKKEEEV